The nucleotide sequence GCGGGATGGGAAAGGTGATGCGCTCTCCGCCGTGCAGATAAAAGGCATAGGTACCGTCCACCATGATGCTGACACTGTGCACCGAGAGGATGAGGTTCGATGATTTTGGGTAGCAAATAGTCACCGCGGCGCCATCCCTTGTTTCGTCCAGCAGACGCTTGGCCATCGGCGACAGCGTTGGACTGCACCCTTGCAACAACAGAAGCGATATCACGGCGGCAATCACTGTTTTCATACTAAGAGTGAGTATAGCCAGTTTGGATCGATCACGGGTATTTAGCGATCAGTTCCTGCATACGCTCAAGGTTTTTCCCATTGCAAGACTTTTGTATCCGGGTCAATGTGTCTCCGCCGAATTTGTCTTTGAGAGCAGGGTCGGCTCCACTGGACAGAAGTAATTCGACAAGTGCAAAGTTCTTACATTTCGTGGCGGCAATTGTCAGTGCCGTTGAGCCTCTAAGATATTGATAATTCACATCGTAACCGTGTTCCAGGAACATCTTGATGATCGGAATAGATCGGTCTCCATCGGTGACCGCGACATCAAAGGGAGTCATCCTGTGTAAATCCGCGTACATGTCTGCACCGTTGAGCAGTAGTTTTTTTACACTCTGTTCTTTGCGCAGTCGGACGGCATAAAACAGCGGAGTAAAGTTGTTGTTGTTGCGTACCTCAAGAATGGAGGGGTCGCGAAGCAGTTCATCCAATACCTTTTCTTGATCATTGGCAATGACGTAAAAAATGGAAGGCCCGCGTTTGAGGGAACGATCGTAGCGAAAGCCCGCCAACATCTTTTTGCGGGCTTCTTTTTTTCTGATAAGACGTTCTTCGTCATCTAGTTTAGCTTCCAGCGCTTTTTGTTTTTGCAGCAGTATCAGCTCCGGATGGTGCTCCTTGAAGGTTTCATACCATCGTTTATCTTCGTCTTCGAGAAAGAGCTGATGTCCGAATGATTCGAAATATTTTTTGGCAAAGCTGTCATAGAGGGTTTCAACATTGACGCTGTCATCGCACGGGCTGTGGAGGCTCCGCGCTGAAAGTCCCGTAATATCTCTCTCGATCTCGTTGATCAAGTTCGTGTCGACGACATAAAAGCGGCTGCTTGAGTACGCTTCCTGCTCCTGGGCGAGATCAATTTTATCATCCGCGACATAGGCGTTTCGCGCATTTTTGTAGAAGGAGCGACCTTCGCCGGTATTTTCCGGATCGTGCAGTTTTTGGAGACGGTCAATACAGTTCTGGGCGAGTTCCGATTTGATGTCATTGGCGAAAATGTCATATTCGTCTTCGGCTTCAATGTAGCGCGGGACATAGATGTTCAGCGCATCGGCATAGAAGCGGATCCGTGCATCGTCATAGTCGTTAGTGGGGTAGGTCCGTTGATACGATTGATCGTATTGCGCCTGTGCTTGTTGAGCCGCTCGCCACATGACGCTGGCAAAGAGCATGTAGTAGCCTGTGATGATCAGTAAGCCCAGGATGGCGACAGTGCGCAAAAGTCTTCTGAAAATGCGTAGCGGCGGAGCACTGCTCTCAATCGTATCGAGGACGACGGTACGGGCGATCCGGTCATGCAAGGACCGTTTGTCCCGACTCAGAATTATCAGCAGTACCGGCAGGAGCGAGAGGCCAAGAAACAGGAGGATTGACGGGTTGCCGTGCGTAAGCTCAGAGACTTTGAGTGCAGCGGACACGTAAAGGAAATATCCCAGTACGATTGTTTCACGAATGGCCAATGTTCGAAATGTCAGTGGCTCGGAATTATCCCTCTCCAGGGTCAGGCCGAATAGTTTTTTCCCAAGGGTGCCCCGCAGGGGAGAAAGTGGGAGAAATACGCGGTAAAGCCAAAAGAAACCTATGAGGGCGTAGGGAAAGAGTGATACATACGACTTCGGCAGAAGTGGCAGAAAGAGGACGATTACCAGGCTTACCAGAAAGATGTCGGAGAGGAATGCGACAATTCTCGTGAGTGTGGTTGTGATTGAAATATTTTTAAACATAAAAAAATTATATTGTTTTTATTGTAAAAATTCTTTTATCATATCTTTGAAATCATGGAATTGAGATATTTTTCCACCGTTCTCACAAATAGCGGCTTTAACCCGCAAAGCGATACAATGCCGATTATGAAAAATCTCACAGTAGCAATGATCGGTGACGTTGTCGGGCGGCCGGGGCGGTCGATGATCAAGCAGCACCTGCCGCGGCTCAAACGGGAGCACGGCATCGACTTCGTCGTGGCCAACTACGAGAACGCCAGCCACGGCTTCGGACTGACGGCCAAGAACGCCGACGAGCTCTTTGGTGCCGGCATCGACGTCATGACCGGGGGCAACCACAGCTTTGACAAGAAAGAGATCATCCCCCTTTTTGAGAAGCTGCCGCTTTTGCGCCCGCACAACTACCCCGAGGCGATGCCGGGCAAGGGCACGGGCATGTACGAGGTGAACGGCGTCAAGGTCGGGGTGCTCAACGTCATGGGCTACTACGCCATGCCGATGGTCGACAACCCCTTCATCTGCGCGCAGAAGAGCGTCGAGGCGCTGCGGCGCGAGGGGGCCGAAGTCATTCTTGTCGACATGCACGCCGAGGCGACGAGCGAGAAAAGGGCGCTGCTGATGATGCTGCGGGGCCACGTCAGTGCCATCGTCGGCTCCCATACCCACGTGGCGACGGACGACCTGCAGATTGACGGCGGCACGGGTTACGTCACGGACCTGGGCCTCAGCGGCTGCCGCGACAACGTCATCGGGATGGACCCCAAGATCCCGCTGCAGCGTTTCCTGACCGGATTGCCCGGCCACTTCAACGTCCCGGAAAAATGTAAAAAGATTTTGCAGACGGCCGTGTTCGAGCTGGACGAGAAGGGGCGCTGCGTGAGCGCGAAGAAGATCAAGACCTTCGACGACGGGCGCGAGATCGTCACCGACGCCTGGGAAGTTTAGAAGGGCGCTTTAGAGCGCCAGTTTGAGGATCGTTCTGAGAACGTCCTCGGTATAGGTGTCGGCCAGGCCGAACATCTTGGCATTTGCCGCGGCGTTTTCGACGATGGCGTCGATGTCACTCTCTTTGATCGAGAACTGCGACAGCTTGGTCGGCGTGCCGACCTTGTCGAACCACTGCTCCAGCGCTTCTATTCCCTCCATGGCAGTTGATTTTCCGAAAAGATTCTTTGCAAACCGTTCGAACTGCGCTTCGTTCTGCTTATGGTACCACTTCATCCACGCGGGCATGATGACGGAGAGGCCCGCGCCGTGGGCGACGTTGAAGAGCGCCGAGAGGCTGTGCTCGATCATGTGGTTGGGGAAGCTGTACCCGGCGACGCCGAGGGTGGTCGTGCCGTTGAGCGCCTGTGTCGCCGCCCAGGCGAACTCGCCGCGCGCATTGTAGTCGTCCGGGTCCGCGAGCAGCGTCTCCGTGGTGCTCATGACCGTGGAGATGTTCGCCTCGATGTACTTGGCGATGATGTCGGGATGGTACGAGGCGGTAAAGTACCCCTCGATGGAGTGGGCGATGATGTCCGCGGCGGAGTAGACGAGGTACTCCTTGGAGACGGACTTCTGCAGCTCCGGGTTGACGACGGAGACTCTGGGGTAGACGTGGGGCGAGGCGATGGAGAACTTCTGCTGCGTCTTTTCGTTCGTGACGACGGCGTAGGTGTTCATCTCGCTCCCCGTTGCCGCGAGGGTGATGATGTCAAAGACCGGCAGCGCTTTTTCGATGGTGCTTTTGCCGATGAAGAAGTCCCAGACATCCCCGTCGTAGAGGCTGCCCGCCGCGATGGCCTTGGAGCTGTCGAGGACCGAACCGCCGCCGACGCTGAGGATGGCCCCGACGCCTTCGGCTTTGGCCGTCTCGAC is from Sulfurimonas sp. HSL-1656 and encodes:
- a CDS encoding RDD family protein → MFKNISITTTLTRIVAFLSDIFLVSLVIVLFLPLLPKSYVSLFPYALIGFFWLYRVFLPLSPLRGTLGKKLFGLTLERDNSEPLTFRTLAIRETIVLGYFLYVSAALKVSELTHGNPSILLFLGLSLLPVLLIILSRDKRSLHDRIARTVVLDTIESSAPPLRIFRRLLRTVAILGLLIITGYYMLFASVMWRAAQQAQAQYDQSYQRTYPTNDYDDARIRFYADALNIYVPRYIEAEDEYDIFANDIKSELAQNCIDRLQKLHDPENTGEGRSFYKNARNAYVADDKIDLAQEQEAYSSSRFYVVDTNLINEIERDITGLSARSLHSPCDDSVNVETLYDSFAKKYFESFGHQLFLEDEDKRWYETFKEHHPELILLQKQKALEAKLDDEERLIRKKEARKKMLAGFRYDRSLKRGPSIFYVIANDQEKVLDELLRDPSILEVRNNNNFTPLFYAVRLRKEQSVKKLLLNGADMYADLHRMTPFDVAVTDGDRSIPIIKMFLEHGYDVNYQYLRGSTALTIAATKCKNFALVELLLSSGADPALKDKFGGDTLTRIQKSCNGKNLERMQELIAKYP
- a CDS encoding TIGR00282 family metallophosphoesterase, which codes for MKNLTVAMIGDVVGRPGRSMIKQHLPRLKREHGIDFVVANYENASHGFGLTAKNADELFGAGIDVMTGGNHSFDKKEIIPLFEKLPLLRPHNYPEAMPGKGTGMYEVNGVKVGVLNVMGYYAMPMVDNPFICAQKSVEALRREGAEVILVDMHAEATSEKRALLMMLRGHVSAIVGSHTHVATDDLQIDGGTGYVTDLGLSGCRDNVIGMDPKIPLQRFLTGLPGHFNVPEKCKKILQTAVFELDEKGRCVSAKKIKTFDDGREIVTDAWEV
- a CDS encoding iron-containing alcohol dehydrogenase is translated as MTNFTYHNPTKIEFGRDKEKAIGDHIAAAGVKKVLLTFGSDRIKKDGLFDTVVASLKANNIEYVELGGIVSNPLLSKVYEGVETAKAEGVGAILSVGGGSVLDSSKAIAAGSLYDGDVWDFFIGKSTIEKALPVFDIITLAATGSEMNTYAVVTNEKTQQKFSIASPHVYPRVSVVNPELQKSVSKEYLVYSAADIIAHSIEGYFTASYHPDIIAKYIEANISTVMSTTETLLADPDDYNARGEFAWAATQALNGTTTLGVAGYSFPNHMIEHSLSALFNVAHGAGLSVIMPAWMKWYHKQNEAQFERFAKNLFGKSTAMEGIEALEQWFDKVGTPTKLSQFSIKESDIDAIVENAAANAKMFGLADTYTEDVLRTILKLAL